The sequence GATTCACAGTGACCATCCCATCAGGGGAAGAACTGTCCATGAGGAATATAGTGAAGAATCTTGAGCTCTTGTTGCAAGGGCAATCAGTGAGTGCAGATCTGATAGTGTTGCCCATGCCTGAGTTTGAAATGATACTTGAGATGTACTAGATGACGAAGAATGTTGTGGTGATTGACTTTCAGCAGCGATCAATTATGGTCAGACCGGAGGGAgaagaaccattttggtttgagACTACTAGGAGTTCGAGGATGACTCAGATTATATCTTTGATTCAAGCTAAGAAGTTGGTGCATGATGGATGTGAGGAATTCTTAGCCAGTATATCTTTGACAGAGTTGTCAGCATGTCCAGATATTTGAGATGTGGACGTTGTCAGAGATTTTGAGGATGTGATTCCAAGCGATGTTGCAGGTATTCCACCTGATAGAGAAGTTGAGTTCTCTATTGACTTGGTACCAGATACTGTGCTaatttctaaggcaccgtatagATTGGCTCCTACGGaaatgaaagaattgaaagagcagattcaagagttgcttgacaagGGTTTCATACGCTCTAGTTTCTCTTCTTGTGGCGCACCGGTcctctttgtgaaaaagaaggacgGGAGTTTTAGGTTGTGCATTGATTACCGAGGGTTGAATGGAGtgacggtaaagaacaagtacccacttCCAAGGATTGAGGatttctttgatcagttgcaaggagcctctgtatttttgaagattgatctttgttccggttatcaccagttgaaggtgaaggaatCAGATGTGTTTAAGACAGCGTTTAGGACTCcttatggccactacgagttccttgtgatgccgttcggAATGACGAACGCGCCCGCGGTCTTCATGCATCTTATGAACCGCATGTTCCAGCCGTACTTGGACcagtttgtcattgttttcattgatgatatcctcaTTTACTCGAAGGATAGAGAGGAGCAttcacagcatttgaggattgttttagaGGTGCTCCGAGACCggaagttgtttgccaagtttgacaaatgtgagttttggttggagagaATAGCACTCTTGAGCCATATTATTTCCAAGAGTGGAAGTGGAAGTGGATCCTTAAAAGGTTCAAGTAGTGAAGGAGTGGTATGTACCTAGAAACGCATCGAAGATTTGTAGTTTTCTTGGATTGGCCGGTTACTATAGGAATTTTATCAAGGGCTTTTCATCAATTGTTGTGCCCTTGACAacattgaccaagaagaatgccaaGTTTATTTGGAAGCCAGAGTGTCAAGAGAGCTTCGATGTGTTGAAGGAATCTCTtacaacggcaccagtgttagcTATGCCATCAGGAGAGGGAGATTTTGTGGTttatactgatgcttccaagttgggacttggggcagtgcttatgcagcaagatagggttattgcttatgctttTAGGCGGTTGAAGGAGcatgagaagaactaccctactcattatttggagttagcagtagTGGTGTTcgctctcaagatttggagacactatctctatggagagaagtgtaagatattcaccgaccataaaagCATCAAATTATTCTTCACCCAGaatgaattgaacatgaggcaacggagatggttagagttggtgaaagaCTATGACTGCGACATTAGTTACCAtacgggtaaggctaatgtcgtCGCAGATGCATTGAGCAGAAAGACAGCAGTGATTGCCTCTTTGATGgtgtctagaccgttgcaggATGAGATTCGGAGATTCAGACTATTCTATGCCGAGGTAAGAGCTCCTAGATTTTCAGCCTTGTCAGTGCAGACTACGTTGTTTGACGGTATTAGAGTTCCTCAAGCAAATAAGCAGCAGTTGAgtaagtggagacagagagctGACGATAGAGGCAGTGATTTGTATTCAGTAGTAGACGGGATCGTGAGATTCAGAGGTCGACTTTGGGTGCCCGCAGGTGATTCTATGtgagttactatcatggcagaggcgCATACATCACCGTACTCTATCCACCCAAGCAGTAAAAAGATGTATCGAGACCTTCAGCAGTTGTACTGGTGGCCGGGTATGAAGCGTGATATCGGTTGATTTGTGTCAGAGTgtctgacatgccagcaggtcaaaGCATAACATCAGAGACCTGCAGGATTGCTTAGGCCACTCCCTATTCCCGAGTAGAAATTGGAGAATATTACCATGGATTTCGTTGTTGGATTTCCGAGGACAGTGAGAGGTTctaatgctatttgggttattgtcgaccgtctcactaagtcggaGCACTTTTTTCCTGTAAGGACAAATTTCTCTATGACTCAGTatgcggagttgtatatccgggagatagtcaggCTACATGGTATCCCTAtttccatagtgtctgatagagatccgcggtttacttcgtctttttggaagagtcttcactCAGCTTAGGGGACAAAGCTTTTGTTTAGCACTGTCTTTCACCCACAGATGGATGGACAGTccgagagggtgattcagattctaGAAGATCTTTTGAGAGCCTGTGTTATTGACTTCTATGGTGGTTGGTAGTCGAGATTACCATTGGT comes from Henckelia pumila isolate YLH828 chromosome 4, ASM3356847v2, whole genome shotgun sequence and encodes:
- the LOC140861393 gene encoding uncharacterized protein; this encodes MTKNVVVIDFQQRSIMVRPEGEEPFWFETTRSSRMTQIISLIQAKKLVHDGCEEFLASIPPDREVEFSIDLVPDTVLISKAPYRLAPTEMKELKEQIQELLDKGFIRSSFSSCGAPVLFVKKKDGSFRLCIDYRGLNGVTLKVKESDVFKTAFRTPYGHYEFLVMPFGMTNAPAVFMHLMNRMFQPYLDQFVIVFIDDILIYSKDREEHSQHLRIVLEVLRDRKLFAKFDKCEFWLERIALLSHIISKSGSGSGSLKGSSSEGVNELNMRQRRWLELVKDYDCDISYHTGKANVVADALSRKTAVIASLMVSRPLQDEIRRFRLFYAEVRAPRFSALSVQTTLFDGIRVPQANKQQLSKWRQRADDRGSDLYSVVDGISRLPLVEFAYNNSYQATIDMVPYEALYGRPCRSPVLWIEIGERSELGPKIVQQTAEVVAKIHDRMTTVQSRQKSYADHRRRDMEFSVGDHVFVRVAPMKGVMRFGKKGKLAPRFIIPPFEILDKVGALAYRVGWPPNLDEVHNVFHVSMLRKYVSNPSHVLSIEPLQLPPHMTYEERPIQILDRQKRRLRNKSFPMIKVRWQNPSDEEATWEAEADIRTRYPELFGKS